A section of the Deltaproteobacteria bacterium genome encodes:
- the rimI gene encoding ribosomal protein S18-alanine N-acetyltransferase — translation MSIACLTKLEDIEIRQCDKGDIASLVEIDSQNIGGGWNYQSFTDEYSFTRSKIYIAENTINREILGFIVFRLSVDEIEIFNIAVLPSVRRKGIGRKLMQVVIQFANIQKKLSILLEVRSSNEKAIALYKSLGFRTTGKRQGYYQKENEDALLMELRIK, via the coding sequence TTGCTTGCCTGACAAAGTTAGAAGATATTGAAATTAGACAATGTGATAAGGGCGATATCGCTAGCTTAGTTGAAATAGATTCGCAAAACATTGGTGGCGGTTGGAATTACCAGTCATTTACTGATGAGTATTCATTTACACGGTCGAAGATTTACATTGCTGAGAATACAATAAATAGAGAAATATTAGGCTTTATTGTATTTAGGCTTAGTGTTGATGAAATTGAGATTTTTAATATCGCTGTATTGCCATCTGTACGTCGTAAAGGAATTGGAAGAAAGCTTATGCAGGTGGTCATACAATTTGCTAACATTCAGAAAAAATTGAGTATATTGCTTGAGGTTAGAAGCAGTAATGAAAAGGCTATTGCATTATATAAATCATTAGGATTTAGGACCACTGGAAAGCGGCAAGGATATTATCAAAAAGAAAATGAAGATGCATTGTTAATGGAATTAAGAATAAAGTAA